In Anaerolineae bacterium, a single genomic region encodes these proteins:
- a CDS encoding TlpA family protein disulfide reductase → MKTWWSWVIMLGMLMGITFLLAGCRPDVPAPVRPIKAEVGYSAPDFQLTDLNGRQVRLSDFRGKPVVLNFWATWCPPCRQELPIFQDLHARRGDAFVLLAISEGENREDVLAFVQRYGYTFRVLLDPQLSVGRTYGARAIPMTMVIDPDGVIVYLRQGTVKTGELDLVLRDYIR, encoded by the coding sequence ATGAAAACCTGGTGGTCTTGGGTGATTATGCTGGGGATGTTGATGGGGATAACTTTCCTGTTGGCCGGCTGTCGGCCGGATGTGCCGGCGCCCGTGCGTCCCATCAAGGCCGAAGTGGGGTATTCGGCGCCCGATTTCCAACTGACCGACCTGAACGGCCGACAGGTGCGATTGTCCGATTTCCGGGGGAAACCGGTGGTGCTGAACTTCTGGGCCACCTGGTGCCCGCCCTGCCGGCAGGAACTGCCCATCTTCCAGGACCTGCACGCTCGCCGCGGCGACGCCTTTGTGCTCCTGGCCATCTCCGAAGGGGAAAATCGGGAGGATGTGCTGGCCTTCGTCCAGCGCTACGGCTACACCTTCCGCGTCCTGCTGGACCCCCAGCTCAGCGTGGGCCGCACCTACGGCGCCCGCGCCATTCCCATGACCATGGTCATTGACCCGGATGGGGTGATCGTGTACCTTCGGCAGGGCACGGTCAAGACCGGCGAGCTGGACCTGGTGCTGCGGGATTATATCCGCTGA
- a CDS encoding 4Fe-4S binding protein, translated as MALFARFTDALARLRRAPVQLISTLLWNSYFLAPWLKNVPCPGFNCYSCPLAITACPIGTLQHFIIIRRVPLYLLGVLGLIGTLFGRTACGWTCPFGFLQDLLYKVPLPKWRVSNRWAPARYVIFALLVVIIPFTALEPWFCKLCPAGALEAGLPMIALQADLRELTGLLFAVKMVILALFLLWMMVTSRPFCRFVCPLGTIYGPFNRLSGMRLHFEESRCQHCDLCRHVCPTGLYPPEEIDTAGCIRCMECLKACPHGALQSCPTGTSCTERSRA; from the coding sequence ATGGCCCTCTTTGCCCGCTTCACCGATGCCCTGGCACGCCTGCGGCGCGCCCCTGTCCAGCTTATCTCGACCCTGCTGTGGAATTCCTATTTCCTGGCGCCCTGGCTGAAAAACGTCCCCTGTCCGGGCTTCAACTGCTACTCCTGCCCGCTGGCCATCACCGCCTGTCCCATCGGCACGCTCCAGCACTTCATCATCATCCGCCGCGTGCCGCTGTACCTGCTGGGGGTGCTGGGCCTCATCGGCACGCTGTTCGGGCGGACCGCCTGCGGATGGACATGTCCTTTCGGATTCCTGCAGGACCTGTTATATAAGGTGCCACTGCCCAAATGGCGCGTCAGCAACCGCTGGGCGCCGGCGCGCTACGTCATCTTTGCCCTGCTGGTGGTGATCATCCCGTTCACCGCGCTGGAGCCCTGGTTCTGCAAGCTCTGTCCCGCCGGCGCCCTGGAAGCCGGCCTGCCCATGATCGCGCTGCAGGCGGATCTCCGTGAGCTGACCGGCCTGCTCTTCGCCGTCAAAATGGTCATCCTCGCCCTCTTCCTGCTGTGGATGATGGTCACCAGCCGGCCGTTCTGCAGGTTCGTGTGCCCGCTGGGCACCATCTACGGGCCGTTCAACCGCCTGAGCGGCATGCGCCTGCACTTCGAGGAAAGCCGCTGTCAGCACTGCGACCTGTGCCGGCATGTCTGTCCCACCGGGCTGTACCCTCCTGAGGAAATCGACACCGCCGGCTGTATTCGCTGTATGGAATGCCTGAAAGCCTGCCCGCACGGCGCACTGCAGAGCTGTCCGACGGGAACTTCATGTACGGAGCGATCACGCGCATGA
- a CDS encoding response regulator transcription factor — translation MAVMAYQEPRPAARILIVEDEQLLRAGLKQSLTRFGYEVEEAASGEEALERLRHQAFEVVLLDLHLPGIQGVELMRRICRLQPTIAIIILTGKPDLESAIGAVKCRASDYLIKPVSLDELLDAVRRALQNGGMAQGRDAPADGVLQLGGLLLDREARRAVIRTADGRQVAITLSPSEVSLLAYMMERTPAVCSYTELADRALGYHLTNGEARELLRPHICRLRRKFTAHPGAPELIHTVVGKGYRLEVPPYAGG, via the coding sequence ATGGCAGTCATGGCTTATCAGGAGCCGAGGCCAGCGGCGCGCATCCTCATCGTCGAGGATGAGCAGTTACTGCGCGCCGGTCTCAAACAGTCCCTCACCAGATTTGGATATGAAGTGGAAGAGGCGGCCAGCGGAGAGGAAGCCCTGGAGCGTCTGAGGCACCAGGCATTTGAGGTGGTCCTTCTGGACCTGCATCTGCCCGGCATCCAAGGGGTGGAGCTGATGAGGCGCATATGCCGGCTGCAGCCCACCATTGCCATCATCATCCTCACCGGGAAGCCGGACCTGGAGAGCGCCATTGGGGCCGTAAAATGCCGTGCGTCGGACTATCTCATCAAGCCCGTGAGCCTGGACGAACTGCTGGATGCCGTTCGCAGAGCGCTCCAGAACGGCGGGATGGCACAAGGGCGCGATGCGCCGGCCGATGGGGTGCTGCAACTGGGCGGACTACTGCTGGACCGGGAGGCACGGCGGGCGGTGATCCGGACCGCGGATGGCCGGCAGGTTGCGATCACCCTCTCTCCCAGTGAGGTCTCCCTGCTGGCCTATATGATGGAGCGCACGCCGGCGGTCTGCTCCTACACGGAGCTGGCCGACCGCGCCTTGGGGTATCATTTGACCAATGGGGAAGCGCGGGAGCTCCTTCGCCCGCATATCTGCCGGCTGCGCCGCAAGTTCACGGCGCACCCCGGGGCGCCGGAGCTGATCCATACTGTCGTGGGGAAGGGGTACCGCCTGGAGGTCCCGCCGTACGCCGGCGGTTGA